Sequence from the Gloeocapsopsis dulcis genome:
TAGTAAGATCAACTACTTTTATAGAGATTATTTTTCAGGAGTAAGCGTCTTTTGAGATAAACAAATGAAGACATCAAAATTTATGTAGATTTACGTACTTGTCTAAGTGTAAAAAGTGTAATCTCAGGTGGGCAGTTAATTCGTATTGGTAGGATACTAAAGCCAATCCCTCGGTTGACGTAAAGATGGTTTCCTTGTTCTCCATATCCATCAATCCAGCCGTCAGCATGAACCCGATCTTCCTTAGTAAAAGTCAGCCAAGACCATTCCGGAGTGAATGGCAAGCGAATTTGTCCGCCGTGAGTGTGCCCTGCTACAGCTATAGATGTGGAGCTGGCGGGAAATAGGGCAAAGGATTCAGGATGATGCATCATTACAAACCTGGGTGCTGAGTCCGGTACCTCAGCTAGCGCTACAGCTGGTTTATCTTCATTGGGCCAATGCGCTCCTACACCTACTAAATACAAAAGTGCGTTGCGATCGCTTCTAGCTAATGTCTGACTTTGATTTTGGGACAGCACGAGCGTAACAGCCTCATTTTTCAGCACTTGCACGCCCACCGCTTCGAGAGACTCAGCTAATTTGGTAGCTAAAGTAATGTTTGGAGGAGCATCCTTCGCTTTCATTCCATAATCGTGATTACCTAATACCGCATAGGTTGGGATACCGGAGGCAGGTAGTGGACGCACAAGCTCGATCGCCTTACGAATTTCTGCGCTAGGGTTCTTACCTAGAGAGTAAATGAAGTCGCCAATAATCAGCGCGATCGCTGGGCGCTCTTTAACCAGTCGCTGGACAATCCGATCGATAGTAGAGGTGTTGTCCAGCCACATTCCCACCTGCCAATCACCGATAACCGCAACTTTTTGCCCCTCCCAAGCAGCAGGTAAACCAGGAATTGCTGCAACTTGGGGTTCTATATCGATGAGGTATGGTTCGAGCAAACCCCAAATCAGAATTGCGCCAATCAACCCTAATAAGCTTAATAGAGCGTACTTAATTTTCTTCATGGTTCGTTTGCGAATTCTACTGTTGAGTGTCATTAATCTATTACCTTGGAGCGACTACAAAGCTCGGCGCAAATGCCCAGAAAAACCCATACTTGCAAATAACGCTGGTGCTAAGAACGCGATCCACAGTGCAACTAAACCAGATGTCACAACCTCGCGCGTCAATCCACTGCTCAGGATGAAGCGAAACACAAGCACGAACAACACAAGTCCTCCCAAACCAATCGCAACTTTCAGCACTTGCTTTGGGAGGGAAAGTTTGGTTGGAGAGTAACGAACAAACCTATATTCTAATGGTATGCCAATTCCTAAACCGATAGCAGTACCAAATAATTCCCAAGCTCTATCAGAGAAGTTAGTGAAAGGAAACACTGCAATGGGTGCTGATAGACCAACCACCAAGAAGAAAGGAAAACGTTGCTAGATAGGAATTTTCATAGAAAACCAGGTAGCTACCGCCTTGGTAAAGACCTAAGTACGTGGGAATGCATAGATAAAGCGGATCGATTCCCGATCCATATTTCCCCGGTTTGTCTGAGTTCCACATCCGGTAGGCGGCAACTTGCTGCTTTTTACTCTTAGGTCTTCGCAGATCTAGCGATGTCGCCCGTTCTCCTAAATCATAGATGCGTTCTTCTAGTCGCAACTGTGCCTGATGAACCCATTTCTCACCTTGATCCAATGGAGGTAGTTCTTGGCGTATTGTCTGTCCGTTAGCATTCTGAAACTCCAGGCTACCATTCGTTGTAACGACGACTTTCAGCGCAGAACTAGACACAACTGAGCGTTCATCCTTTTCCAATGTTGTCTTTACTTCCGACCACTCTTGATGGACAATTCCATAAGGAACAGGGCGTACTCCAGGCTTCCAGTCAATTTGTACTAGATCGGGAGTGAGAAAACAGATTTCTAGTTCGGCTTGCTCAAACACGAAATTTCCTCCTATTGAAGTTTGCTCAACCTGGAGGAGCTTTCCTGGTGTTGTCAAAGGTTCTGAGATTTTGTCCTTGCTAGACGATCGCGTTGAATTGGATAGATTAGCGACCCCAAAAACGGCCGAAACTTAACGAGCCGCAAGTTTAATGATAAGAACTTACCTAAATCCATAAGGCGTAAGTATTGCTTCGTTTATCTTTGGCTAAGCAATCGCGAACAGCTGGCTGGGACATTGAATTAAGTGTTCATTGAAGCTAGGTCGTAGGTAAGTCTGTTGGAGTACAAATTATTTTGTCAAATTAAAGTATGTCACGTTTAGAACGACTTCTTCTTTCTCTTAGCCGTTCTTGATAAGTTGTAAAACTGTGGTCTTGTAGATTGTAGAAGTAAGGCTCAAGAGCATAAGTGTAGGTCGTCGCACCAATAGCTGCATTTGTAATGGGCGTCGTCATGTAAGGACGATAAACTCCTCTAACTCGCTCTTCGTAATCATTGTCTATCGCTAAATCTTCACTGAAGTCTGGCAAGTCTTCTATCTGCTGTTTGGTTAACTGCGGAGCATATACTCTTTTATCTTCATAATCGATATTAGCCATGCTCACTGGCAGGAACACGTTCTTACCAAGCACCCATAAACCTCAACGATGAAATAACGAAAATTTCCATCCTCATCGACCATGATGTTCTTTACAGAACCAACTTTGTCATCCTGGGCGTACACATCAAAGCTTTTGATGTCATAGCCATCAAAAATGTCGTTTTGATAGTCGGGATAATATTCATCAAGTTTGTAAAGAGCCATGTTTTTTCTCCAAAATCCTTGACAACTATCAGTCAAATTCAATTGCTATAGCTTGAACATAGAGAAAGATAGTGGAAAAGTCGTGGAGGAAGAACGAACTTTAACTTAGGAGCGATCACGGAAAATTGTTGAATTTATAAACTGCCTAGTTTTGCCACTTCCTTGATTAACTGCTCGATGTTTAGATATAGGAATGACTTGCTCATAGGCTAACCAAAAATCTGTATAGTAAATTGCGCCCTATTGATGCATACTAGACCGTAACTGCTACAATCTACGCACCTTCATAGACTTACATCCTTACATGTGTAAAACTACCAATTTTTCGAGGTGTTCTCTAGTAAATTCCAGGGATGCTACCTAATACAGAGGAGTTTGCTCGTTCTCCGTCTATTCCCTTTTTAATCACGGCGATCGTCCCAGCTGATTCCATTACGATCGCTTCTACCTCTTGTAAAGAGCCAATTCTATTTTCACGCACGGCTGCCAATAATTGTGCTTGCGTTACCCGTTGCTCTTGCATGGCTTTGCGCAAAAATTGACCTCGAAAATAAAGCAGTGATGGACTTGCTGTAGCCAAATCGTTGAATGCCGATGAGTGAGTAGTTAGCCACGAAATTAGGTATTGCAAGAAAATTAACGTAAAGAATGCCGTAACACTTTCAGCTAACGATACTCCTTTCGCTGTGATTAATCGTCCAAAAGTCGAGCCGATCGCGATCGTAATCACAAAATCAAAGGCATTCAATTGAGCTAACGTGCGCTTGCCAGATATCCGCAGCAAGATTAATAAACTAAAATAAGCTAAGGTTCCGACGACAACGATTCGGATGAGTGGTTCAATCCCTCCATAAAAAAAAATAACATTGTCCATAATCAATAGCGATAGTTTGTTTAACGTTTTTGAGTCGTGGAATCAAGCTCTAAAGCATTGGGATAAAAGCTAGACGTTACTATGGGGCTATTTAAAGCTGTTGCGTTCAACTAATCCTAAAAGTAGCTTGCGGCGATGGGTGAGGTCATTGAGAGATCGGGCAAATTCCTCATCACTGACGACTGGAATCCCTGCTTGCCGTAGGGGTGCAAGGTCAGGAGCGGGCGGTAAATGATTGGCAGGATAAATGGAAGCGGATGCTAGTGTCTTTAGGTAGGTATGAACTGCTTCTCGTGCTGATTTTAGTAAGGCAGGTGCTGGACGGTATGACTCTTGCAGCCCATATTTCAAAATAGTCAACGCATCGTCTAGAATCGCCACTGCAGGGGCACTGTCTTCTTTGGAAGATGCACCATGATAGCGGTGCAATACAGGGTAAGCAAGCTGTTGCTCAGTTAGTGTACCAAGCTGTGATATCATAGACATCAATTGCAAATCCAGCCCAAGAAACTCTTTACCATCCCAAACGTTTAAAATAAACTCTTCAGCAGAATTTCCCAGTCCGGTAATTTGACTAGCCAACGATTGCTTAGTCGTCACGCCTCCAATCACAGATAGTAAAAAACTAACCACCATCGTGATTAGAAACATACCGCTGAGACTTGTAAAGGAAGTAGTAATTTCCCAAGCGCCGCGATTGGGATAGAGATCGCCATTGCCCATTGTTGAGATGGTGTAGGCAACGAAATAGATGCGATCGGTCAAAGTGCTTGGCTGTGGTTCTGGTGTACGCGTGTAAATTAGCGAAGTTGGATCAGCGCTGAACATCAGCACCCACCCTGCCCAAAGCAAACTTACCCAAATAAATACTGTCACCGTTTGAATTAACGGACCTGCTAAACTGAGCAAATAATTACGTTTGGTGCGAATCAGCTTTTGCATCACCCACCAAATCCCATTAGTAATTTGAGCTGTAACGGGACCTGCGCCTCCATCTACCCATAGGGCTGTCCATAGTGCATCGAGGAGCGATAAAAGCACCAAGAGCAGTCCGAGAATAAATAGTAGAACATTCACCGCGATCTCAATGACCCAATATTAAGACTTGATTCGTGTGTAATTTTTCCCAAAAGTACAATTTACCGAATCTAGCAAAAGATATAAACCTGGAATGCCAGAGCCTTTGGAATGTCGTCTTTGCATGATTCATGTGTTTAAATTCAATTGGGGTTTCTGAGCTTGATATTCAAAGTTGTAGCCAATCAATTGCTATTTCTTGATGTGGCGATCGCAATGTCGATATTTGCTCTCAAAAAAGGTGTAATATTTTTAAGCCAGTTTTGCCCGTCGCAGCGATATCACTTTAACTTTAGTAGATATAATTCACTGTCGAAAGCCTTCACTGCATTAGCGCTTTCATCACTCGTATCTCCCGCTCCTGTGTTGCAACAATCTCCTCGCACAGTTGCTGGATGCGTTGGTCTGTGATAGAAGCCTGCTCGCACACGAGAATTGCCGCAGCATGATGTGGAATCATCGAACGCAAGAACTGCTGGTTTCCTACTCCCGCTTGCGTTCGGACAAGCATCCAGAATAGCCCAATTAGCGCCGCTCCTACGAAAAGAAGCACGATATTCACCTGCTTGTTTTGATACATCATCGATCCCATCGCCGTGAGCATGATAATCAGCATTGGCGCTACCATTAGTCCTGCCATATATATCTGGTTGAGACTAAAAAACAGATTGCTCAACACATTAACCCGCGAAAGCATGATGATAGCCATGACAATGTAAGAGATCGACAGCGCAATGAATAAGCGGATATAAGGCTTCATGTCAGATTTAGATTTCATATTGAATTTTCCCAGTTAGGCAAGATTGATAGGTAAAAATAACATTCGACATTCGGAATAAAGCGCGAACTGCGACTCATAAAACTTGCGATCATCCAACAGATCTGAGCGCAATCGCGACAAAGACGAGCGCATTCTGGCATCGAGCCTAAACACTAATCAGCGCAGTGTTCGCATTCATACGCGCAGTGAATCGCTGCGTCAATACTGGTTTGATATTGTTGATGAGGCAGATAAATCTTCCTTATCAAATGCTTACTTTGTAAGTCTATAAATTGGAAATGTCTTATATCTCTGCCCAATGAAGTAACCGCAATTTCTAGCTGCAATCTTAATTTTTATAAGTTAATACACCATAACTTTATTTCTTTATTTTTAAACGTAAAAACAAATATAAATACATAAATGCGTAGAGATATACGTTTGTATCAGCTACGCTAATTCAATTTATGTATTTAGCAGTCAGTTATTCTAAATGACTACTCAAATCAAACCTATTTAGCAGCGCTGGGAATTGCTGACGGATAAATAGATTGGACAACAAGCACGGGCTTTTGACTGTATTCTGCTTCTAGTTTTCTTTGCAGATCTAAATCCCAAGTCAAGTCGTATTCTCTTTCTAAGTCAGCCACAACAAACGAGCGGAGTACACCTGTTACAGCAACCGTCTCGTTCTGTTCAGTTGGCACATTGGTTGTTTTCGGATCTGCCACTAATACCAACAGATCATTGGCACCAAATAACTGATCTTCATCAAGCGTGAATGTAGTAGGGCTAAGTATGTTTTCAACTTCACCTGTCACAGCTAGAGTGCGTCCGTAGTATTGATTTGGATTTGAAGTAATTTCACCTGGTTCGGGTGCAGGAGCAATCGACTGAGCAATAATTGCAGGCTTGCCCTCGTATTCTACATATAAGTTTGGCTCCAAGTCTAGAAAATCGTAATCTCTGTTGATATCAGCCACTACAAAGTTACGTACCTGACCTGTTACTTGAACTTCTGTGTCATCAGTAGGAAGAACGACGGGCTGTCCTGAAGCATTTACAACCAAAATTGGTTCACTACCAAAAAACTCTTCATCGCTAACGGTGAAGGTATTTGCACCAATTTTTTCTACAGGTTCGCTTCTGATTGTCACAGTTTTACCAATCAGTTCAGCAGTATTATCAGTAACTTCCTCTGTCGTTACGTTTCCTGGTGAAGCTGCTGGTCTATTTGCTTCGAGTTGATTAGTGCAAGCGGGAAGAACAACCGCTGCTAGTGCTAAGGCAGCGATCGCGCCTTTAGTATTCCACATTTTCTTTAACATTGAAAAATCTCCTTAAACCTTCGCAGTAAGTCAAAATATCTAAACGGATTGTTGTCAGGTGCTAAGTAACCTTATTAGAGTTATTTAGTTCAAAAACACTTGACCATCTTGTTGAATTCTCAAAACACCCTGGTTGCGATCGCGGGGGTTGGCATCTTCATCTAACCCTACTTCTAACACTCCATCTTCTGACACGGACAGAGGTATAACTTCTACAAAGCCATCGTCTTGGCGCGTAAAAGTTACAGTTACAGGTACGGGCAGGTTTTGCAGTACAGTTTCTTCTCCACCTGGTAGAACTCGGCGCTGAGTGTACCCAACCGCCTCATAAGTGAGGATAGCGTTGGTATTATTCTTTAGTCTTACGCTCACGTTGCCATTCGTGGGCATAACTTTAGCAACTGCCTGAGAGCGATTTTCTGGCAAAGGTGGCGTGACAGGTGGATTTGTCTGGTCGCGCAGTCCTGGAGAATAGTAAGGAGCTGCTGATGTAGCTCCAGGGCGGGCTGCTTGAGTCTCGCCTGGAGCAAGTGCGGGTGTAGTGGGTGCGTCAGCAGGAACGATGCGATCTGGTGTTAGGTTTGCTCCTGGTAAACCTGGAGATCTTTCACCAGCAACAGTATCACCTGCTTGTTGGTCGCTTGCGGTAATGGGAGCAGTTGTGCTGGGCACAGCCATGGTTTGTCGAGTAGCTTCGTTAGGTGGACAACCTTGAGGTACCAAATTTCTACTATTAAAGGGTTCTTCATAGTAAATGCGGGGGCAAGGGTTAAGTACCTGAGAAGACTGTGCCGATGCCACCAAGGGAATAGCTGGTATACCAATCATTAAGCTACTAAAAACGGTTCCTATTAGCCCAGTTTTTGTTGGTTGAATTCTGTTTTTTTTATACATCTATAACTCCTTTTAAAAGTTTTTTAGTTTTATTCGTCTACCTTCTGCTTTAGCTAAAAGAGGCGATCGCGTCTGCTGCTTTCTAACGAAACACTTATGATGGTTCATTTAATGTTGCAGTAGTATTAAGTAGCATTGGGTCGATAGGTGCTACTGGTGCTGGTTGTATTGAAGGATTACTATTTGCAGGTTGATAAGCATTATTGACACGAACTTCGTAGTCGCGATCAAGCTTCAAATCGTCGTTAAATTCAGGTAAATTTTTTGCTTGCTTTTTTGTTAAATCTGCAACATCTACTCTTCTTTCTGTCGTCCTAACTTGCGCTATTTCTATTGGTAGTAAAACTTCTTTTCCTAAAACCCAAAAGCCGATATCAATAATCAAGTATCGAAACTTTTTCGTTTCCTCATCCACTAAAATTTCTTTGACTATACCAACTTTTTCATCTTTATTTGTATATATAGTAAATCCAATAATGCTACTACCTTCCGCTGCCATGTGCGGATAAACATCTGTCAGTTTCACTAAAGCCATGTTCTTACCTTCCTTTTTTTCTCTATCCAGGTAGTGCCCATTGGCGTGATGAGAGACTAAACGTAGAAACTATCATTAACCTTCCCTCAACATGAAAAAGCCTGCTATAGAGATTATTGTTTGTAATTCGGGGTGATTATTTTTGGAATTAAAGAGACAAGTTTGAGTACTCAATTTGGGAGCGCGAATGTAGATTCAATTGTTAAAACTAGGGTAGAATTCAATTACTGTGAACAAACTATTCTTAGGCTAAATTTAAATAGTGGAAAACTCGTGGAAATCTTTTACTTTTTACTAAATCTGTGGCTTAAGGCATAGTTAGATCATGTTAACTTGAGTAGCGCTGAGGTAAGATTATCTTAAGACAAATTGTTAATCTATCCATTCTAGTAGTCCTAAAGAAGTAAGACTACCAACGAGGTGAGTACCAATTAAGTTGACATTCGCTAAAACAACAAGAATATCTAGCGAACGAATCACATTTTCACGCTGATAAACTGCAACACCTTGCGGTTCAGCTAGTGCTTTTGATAGCAGGGCGATTGCGCTGACTTCAGATGTTATAAAGGCTAACAACATTCCGACAAAACTGACAATTAAGCCAATTTTTAAAGCTTGAATGACTTCTTCTTTTTTAGGATGTAGTTCGCGTTCAGGTAACTGTAAGCGTCTGGCTAAATCTCGACCTCTAAATGTCCAAAATATCCTAAAGCAAGCAAGTATCATGCCAACGATGGCTAGAAAAATACTTAAACCAATAGCTGCATTGTCTGTTGCTACGCTGAGGCTGCGGCTAAAAACCGCAAATGTTAAAGCAATACCAGAAGTACTAGCCAGCGCCAACTGCATCCAGAAGCTAAACCGACTAACAACGCGAAAAGCCGCCGCAAATCGTTGTTTCGTTGGCATTGGCAGAGAATTTTGGATCAGCTCAGACATGATTTTCTCCTACAAGGGTAAGCCCATTTTTCCTAACAAGTTCTCAAAAGAAATAATCGACTAGAAGTTGAGCTAATGCTCCATAAGCAAAGATTTCTTATCTGGAAGCAGTTGGTAACTGTTCTGGTTGCAAAGTTAGTTCTTGAGGCAAGCCATTACGGTTGACTGTAATTTGTAATGTCTTACCTAAATCTGTTGCTTCTACAGAGTCTTGTACTTGGTCAGCATTTTGAATTTCTACTCCATTGATTTGAGTAATAATGTCACCTGGACGTAGACCAGCACGGGCTGCTGGCGAGTTGGGAGCAACTTCGACTATTAAAACTCCCTGTTCTCGTTCGACTTTAAAACCAAGGTTACTCTGATTAATTTCCTGTTGGATTTCCGGTGTCAGTTCAATCAGTCGCACGCCTATGTATGGGTGTTCGACTCGACCTGTTGTAATTAACTGATTTGCAATTCTTTGTGCAGTATTAACCGGAATGGCAAAGCCTAAACCTTGCGCTCCACCAATAATAGCAGTGTTCACTCCTACAACTTCGCCTTGAGCATTGAGCAAAGGTCCACCAGAATTACCAGGATTAATTGCTGTATCAGTTTGCAGAAAATCAAGTCGCTTGTCGTTAACACCGATATCTGAGCCACTTCGTCCTATGGCGCTGATAATTCCTTGAGTCACGGTATTATTTAGACCTAGAGGATTACCAATTGCGATCGCCCATTGTCCGACAACAATATTGTCAGAATCAGCTAGCTCAACTACAGGTAAGTTTGCCCCCTCGACATCAATAACTGCTACATCTGTTACTGGATCTGCACCTAAAACTTTTCCAGCAAAACGCCGCCCATCTCTTAACACAACTGATACTTCATCGGCATCTTCTACTACATGGGCATTAGTGAGAATGTGACCATCTTGGCTAATAATAAATCCGGAACCAATACCTTGTTGAACCCGCTGTTCTGGTGGAAACAGTTCTTCACCAAAAAATCGCTCAATTAGCGGGTTACTAGCAGCAGGTACTTCAACTGTACGGGTAGCATTAATTCTCACAACTGCTGATCCTACTTCTTGGACAACCTCAGTAACAAAGTTGGCATTGTTCTGCAAATTAGCTACTGGTTGAGTAGGTAAAGGTTGGACTTGGGTATCTCTTCCTAAAGAGTCGCATCCAGCACTACCAATT
This genomic interval carries:
- a CDS encoding PRC-barrel domain-containing protein — protein: MALVKLTDVYPHMAAEGSSIIGFTIYTNKDEKVGIVKEILVDEETKKFRYLIIDIGFWVLGKEVLLPIEIAQVRTTERRVDVADLTKKQAKNLPEFNDDLKLDRDYEVRVNNAYQPANSNPSIQPAPVAPIDPMLLNTTATLNEPS
- a CDS encoding HhoA/HhoB/HtrA family serine endopeptidase encodes the protein MELKKLRGETIKQISKQPALYLGILIIGSAGCDSLGRDTQVQPLPTQPVANLQNNANFVTEVVQEVGSAVVRINATRTVEVPAASNPLIERFFGEELFPPEQRVQQGIGSGFIISQDGHILTNAHVVEDADEVSVVLRDGRRFAGKVLGADPVTDVAVIDVEGANLPVVELADSDNIVVGQWAIAIGNPLGLNNTVTQGIISAIGRSGSDIGVNDKRLDFLQTDTAINPGNSGGPLLNAQGEVVGVNTAIIGGAQGLGFAIPVNTAQRIANQLITTGRVEHPYIGVRLIELTPEIQQEINQSNLGFKVEREQGVLIVEVAPNSPAARAGLRPGDIITQINGVEIQNADQVQDSVEATDLGKTLQITVNRNGLPQELTLQPEQLPTASR
- a CDS encoding DUF3611 family protein, whose product is MSELIQNSLPMPTKQRFAAAFRVVSRFSFWMQLALASTSGIALTFAVFSRSLSVATDNAAIGLSIFLAIVGMILACFRIFWTFRGRDLARRLQLPERELHPKKEEVIQALKIGLIVSFVGMLLAFITSEVSAIALLSKALAEPQGVAVYQRENVIRSLDILVVLANVNLIGTHLVGSLTSLGLLEWID
- a CDS encoding potassium channel family protein, which gives rise to MNVLLFILGLLLVLLSLLDALWTALWVDGGAGPVTAQITNGIWWVMQKLIRTKRNYLLSLAGPLIQTVTVFIWVSLLWAGWVLMFSADPTSLIYTRTPEPQPSTLTDRIYFVAYTISTMGNGDLYPNRGAWEITTSFTSLSGMFLITMVVSFLLSVIGGVTTKQSLASQITGLGNSAEEFILNVWDGKEFLGLDLQLMSMISQLGTLTEQQLAYPVLHRYHGASSKEDSAPAVAILDDALTILKYGLQESYRPAPALLKSAREAVHTYLKTLASASIYPANHLPPAPDLAPLRQAGIPVVSDEEFARSLNDLTHRRKLLLGLVERNSFK
- a CDS encoding metallophosphoesterase, yielding MKKIKYALLSLLGLIGAILIWGLLEPYLIDIEPQVAAIPGLPAAWEGQKVAVIGDWQVGMWLDNTSTIDRIVQRLVKERPAIALIIGDFIYSLGKNPSAEIRKAIELVRPLPASGIPTYAVLGNHDYGMKAKDAPPNITLATKLAESLEAVGVQVLKNEAVTLVLSQNQSQTLARSDRNALLYLVGVGAHWPNEDKPAVALAEVPDSAPRFVMMHHPESFALFPASSTSIAVAGHTHGGQIRLPFTPEWSWLTFTKEDRVHADGWIDGYGEQGNHLYVNRGIGFSILPIRINCPPEITLFTLRQVRKST
- a CDS encoding DUF421 domain-containing protein, producing the protein MDNVIFFYGGIEPLIRIVVVGTLAYFSLLILLRISGKRTLAQLNAFDFVITIAIGSTFGRLITAKGVSLAESVTAFFTLIFLQYLISWLTTHSSAFNDLATASPSLLYFRGQFLRKAMQEQRVTQAQLLAAVRENRIGSLQEVEAIVMESAGTIAVIKKGIDGERANSSVLGSIPGIY
- a CDS encoding alpha-glucosidase domain-containing protein — encoded protein: MFEQAELEICFLTPDLVQIDWKPGVRPVPYGIVHQEWSEVKTTLEKDERSVVSSSALKVVVTTNGSLEFQNANGQTIRQELPPLDQGEKWVHQAQLRLEERIYDLGERATSLDLRRPKSKKQQVAAYRMWNSDKPGKYGSGIDPLYLCIPTYLGLYQGGSYLVFYENSYLATFSFLLGGWSISTHCSVSFH
- a CDS encoding DUF305 domain-containing protein, producing MKSKSDMKPYIRLFIALSISYIVMAIIMLSRVNVLSNLFFSLNQIYMAGLMVAPMLIIMLTAMGSMMYQNKQVNIVLLFVGAALIGLFWMLVRTQAGVGNQQFLRSMIPHHAAAILVCEQASITDQRIQQLCEEIVATQEREIRVMKALMQ
- a CDS encoding four-helix bundle copper-binding protein, yielding MPECARLCRDCAQICWMIASFMSRSSRFIPNVECYFYLSILPNWENSI
- a CDS encoding PRC-barrel domain-containing protein, which translates into the protein MTDSCQGFWRKNMALYKLDEYYPDYQNDIFDGYDIKSFDVYAQDDKVGSVKNIMVDEDGNFRYFIVEVYGCLVRTCSCQ